The following is a genomic window from Episyrphus balteatus chromosome 1, idEpiBalt1.1, whole genome shotgun sequence.
acccattttcgctttactcatttagtttgaccaatgagaaaaatgttaatctcttgtttgtatttccataattccatatcgttcctcgcaattgttgccaacccaaaaatcacatgtcatagcttaacataactttagaattcgtaaatctagtttttcgtaacttcggtttcgcctaaatttgacgctcgtaactctgtcgcccgtaactctggtattagtaacttcgtcggtttcccgtaAGAATGTACATTTTTACCCTTCTTTCGAACTAAATTGTTAACTAACTATATGTATATATGGCGTCTAAAAAGTGCACTTAAGTAGATGGGCATGGAAGTAGAATAATTTAAGTGTTCCTGTGCTGTAACACTCATAGCTCTACGTTCTGCCTTTCATGTGCTCTCATATTATTCAATTGTTGAAAAGTGAAAGTCAtcgaaaattattatcaattaacACTGCTTCACACGATAATCATTAACTTTTTATCTTAAGTACCAAATCGAATAATCGAATGCCAATAACTATAACAAAAGTTCACTTACAGATAAGATTCCTATAGACTTAAGATATTTATCGATCGGAAGATGACaacatttcaacaaaaatttcaatagggtaccactaatattactctagtattacacactttttcaaatacacccatattttctttacttctaaaaaaaccccctttcacataaaaaaaatttatagacttacattattcgtaatacccattggaaagagaacataatttaatgaatttcgtaagggtaccatttatacctaccattgattttatcggacttatcgcggatttttccctatttcccaaaaaaacaccctttaaccttaaatatttttatagactttttgggttcttggtttatgttataaatgaaacatttttaccaaatttcattggtgtaacaattttttcctagtttttgtggtactaattccgaatttcatcatttctttaaaaaaaaacaccctttcactcaagataattttgtacacattttaaattcttaattcttataccaaccaaaacatttacatcaagttttaaaaattaataaaatttaagtcagctgttatgataccttcctcacacacaacttaactcatcaaaaaaaacaccctttcaccaaaaataattttaaaaactttatgaatcctttgtccctgctttatctaaaaccttcatcccgaattttataagtgtagcatgtttttcacatgggtttcggttatattttacatgttgaagtaaaaaaacaagcacccttgttttcaatcggctataacttctcttagagcaatcgtattgaaattatttttatgtcattagaatcagcatcaaaaaataccttgaaaacatgtgtcgtatgatgatattcgacaaacaatttttttcagtatatttttgaccttcaccccttccctcttgtccgcgaaaaaacacccttccacccaacttttttttatagactttttttgtacttggttcttatcccaaaagcaaactttttgccaagtttcatgagtgtaacaatttttttttttatttcttgattttatgtactattttacctgtactataaaccaaataacgaaaaatataaatcaaaaaattcattttctaaaaagaagaagaaaaaacaaaaaaaccataaaatatttcaaaaagtccctccatttaaatcttaatcaaaatcaatcgatgtcgatttatttttaaataatttatttaatatatatttccCCAAAATCAAAGGTGACCCGAAGGAGTCTCATAactgtttttctgttttttttttcaataactaatactatttttttagaaatctgtttttaatttactaaactttaagcatagtgctatcaaaatattgatataggttcagaaatcgcttacataccgATGGTCAAAAATTAGAccagaaatacagaaaacacgaaaacacgtggtactccgcgaaaagttaatgaaagactgcgaaatttcaccacaaaatttctttaaatcaaactaagcttctttcttcatccaaactattctttattaagggcacgatcataccgaaaaacgcaaagtcaaatgtgccccggtgtcaaatgtCTCCCTGCTTACCCTATTGAGATTCTATCATCAAACACTAAAGAAACTATATCAAAATGGTCTAAGCTACCAAAAAATTATACTGAATTGCTTAGCTATATTTATGggtttctaaagaaaaatagtAGTTCTTAAACTGCAACAGCTTTATTTcacatatctaaaaaaaaaaaattgaaaagtgtagaagtttcttaaattttgatttaaaatgttaacttccggttttctataaaaaaaataaatcgatttccggtttaaaatttataatgaaAAAGGACTCCTAATTTTCCAGATatttaaataatgttaaaagaattttaatacccctttatttaaatttttgcaatgaATTCATTCCcacaatttttccaaaattttacaaCTTCAAAACTCAATCATCAAGAATTAAAACTCAAAATCCTTCTAGATGTATGATTACACGTGAAATGTCttatttggttttcaaaaattttttattggtaTTTAGATAATTCGCAATTTGGTCTTTTTGTACACTGGCGATTAGAATATTactgaaaaatttaaagaattcatttttttgtattctttttgttACGACTGTCTTCACTGTTAAGTAGCTTGCAAATGTTTTGTATTCTTAACTTCAAAGTATCTTCAACCATAGCCGTAtttaaggggggggggggggttacagggtttaacccccccccccccgaatttttttttagaaaatcatatgatgagaatttgaacaaatacAACCCTAATACCTACTTGTGCATATGCCGAACTTGATGGATTGCTTTTATATTTTAGTGATAAATCGAAAATCTCCAATTTTGTGGCGGTTaagtttcaaaaagttttgaacaaaataaaatatatgaaaaaagtattttttttttttaagaagtacctactgatttgtatgaaattttcaatCCTCTTATAAGTGGGATCCATAAGTcgtacaaaaaaatagaaaattataaattgattgtctcttctttttaagaaagtatacaatttgtttttgctaaaagagctcacttttgaaataatacgACATAAACAGTTGTatgctaaataatttttttggtcaaattcagaTTACTGACTTGTAAAAGCTTGTGGTAACACAGCAAACTAGGCTGAATATGAACAAGAAACGAGAATGCAAGAAAATTGTTCCTTCAACCTAAATATTGgaaactttcatttttaaacgaTATATATTGACGTTTGGGTTGCACTTTTTCTGTAGATAATTTgattatataataataaaatgaaacaaaaataaaaaataaaattttccaacaaaactttaagaacgcttgtaataataaaatctaaaaaaaatagtatgaaattaccccaaaaatgtgaaaaattaaaatacttaaaaaaaaaatagagctcctagaaagtaACCAGTGTGATTATTAGGCTaagtgaacccaaatgcattagattcgataagaaaaattttgaaaaatgttaacaaacagttaaaataagcataactttaaaattagtacgaaattacccccaaaatgtggaaaacttaaatatttcaaaaaatagagctcctagaaaacaattaatgtgatttttaggtttactgaccccaaatacattgagtttattatatactttttttctggaaaattctaataaacgctcaaaataagaaaaacttaaaaattagtattaatacttccccaaatatgaaaaaattaaatatttcaaacctAGAACTgatagaaagaaaccaatattatttttgagcttactgagcccaaatctataaaatttgatatagcTAAATCtttctgaaaaattttaaaaagttgaaaattgttggccagtgtaatatctagtgttttttatatcatattttacgaaatagttttttgtataaGGGGTAGGAAGTcttctacaaaatttttttcctcgcttacgctcgcatgtaaaaatatataaaaaaaaaaaaattttgctcggtctgagctaacccctcccgaaatgaaatcctagctacggctatgtcTTCAACCACCTTTCCTTCCATTTTCACcataaaagactttttttttagccTAGTTGGTAGTCTTGTGTAGATTATGTTTATATTTAGAAGACTGCACCCATTGTGTTTTATATTCCCCATTCTTCGAATATAAATTCGGTATCCTCCTCTTCTTTTTTCGCTGTAGCATTTTTGATCCTTGCCTGGAGAATGGATTAATGAACAACATTCGGGACTACATGCGATCGCCTATGATTTTGTTTTACGAATTGGAGGTTTGAGtttgatttatttcatttttattatatttattccAGTTCCGTGAAGTATAGCAAACACGATAGAAAACTCATCTAATTAGAATTCCTCGGATAGTTTTATTGAAGTTTACAATATTGGTTGCTGAACTTTTTTAACAGTTCTGGAAATCACTTCTGAATATTTGGGTAAATTAGTTCAAAATCACAGAGCTTAAGTTTGTTGTTTAAAGTgtaattttcaaagttaaaagtattatttttaagtCGTACTTTGCGAACCTTTATCAAAGTCTtcttatagtagagtaactaaagcaaattattagggaacccggccgaacagctctgattttgacgattttttttttcaaacgtaggtgatttaaaatactttaaagtctttagattaaaaattgccggtgttgccgtattgttttttaaaattaaaattaaatttttttttacaaaaccattttttttgcttaaatttcataaaacaaatgatagcaaaagattctctaggtaatttaaggaaaatatataaaaggcagtaagggacaatcttctttcgtttaagcgataaatgcaattttctaacattctgacctgaaaacaacggcaacacctacaatattttaaaatacattttaaaaaagccagaaggtcattcttatctcttaaatttaaatccactaaatttaatcaagactttttgaaaaaatggtcctcaaactcagaattaaaaaaaaatgttattagaaaaatttaaaatgacttttttccaaactttttctaataaaatatgaatttatttaaaaaaaaagtttttggccatcaatattatcagttgaatttcgaagcaaaaaaggtaaaatatatcacacttttaaaaaaaaaatgaaaaattacttcaatttcaatggtttttttttattaaaactgaatttttgcattgaaataattaattttctcaaagactgtggtaaataggaactttaaatttttactttttaactttcaacagtaagggttattaaatgaataaaaaataatttttatgtttagatgttgaactttaaaaaaaaaataagttacattttttttcaaaacttttactaaaaaaagttcttcgaaaatgaaatactttttaaattttttcataaaccgtaatacatattgacatttccttttataatttgaaatcataataaatgcggccaaaaaaatttgaaaataaatgcattttatattacgaccaagtttaaaaaacgacattttcaaattttttcaataattttttttttttcaaaaatctgagttcaattgccattctttcaaaagccgttcattcaattatcttaattttaattttacttatatgactaagcttctagctttcttaaaatgtatatttgaatattgtaggtgttgccgttgtgttcaaatatttttttttgtgtttgaagtcaattaataagaaaattgcatctatcgcttgaactatggaagattgtccctcactcccatatattttttttccttgaatttcctagacaatcttttggcatcaattaatttatgaaatttaagaaaaatttttgaaaaaaatttgtttttgttcacaaaaatcttcaattaaatttaaaaaatcaaaacggcaacaccggcaatttttaatctatagactttaaagtatttttaattaccgacgtttgaaaaaaaaatatcatcaaaatctaagctgttcggccgggttccctaatattgccaatttttgagctttagttactccactattagaAACATTATAGAATGCTTCCTTTATTGGCCCATCTAGCTTCCTTTTTTAACGGACCAGGATACCTTTTGcttttaaatacttttcaaGGGGTTTTCATTCCTATTCAAAGACCATGACTTCTTGTCAAAGCCATCTTTCAAGAATGAAATATTCTTCTCGTTTTGGAAAACTCTTCAAAGAAGATAAAGCCGTCAAACACTTTACGTATAGTGCTTCTTTGATCAATTTGAGCTTTTAAAAGTCTTCTGTCAAAGTATCCTTTCCTGCCTACATCAACATTCAACATATTGACTATccataaaggttttttttatcctGTTTTCAGTTTGAAAGAAACACTAAACCAAGGCTTTAAAGACGTTACACTTTCAAGACTTTTCACGTTGTTCACTAAAGTTTGGTTTATGAGGGCCATTTTTGAAGCCTTAACCTAAATAGTTTAACTCTGCATTGAAGTAGATATTAATTAATCTTGTGCACTTCAATTTTAACGAGAATTTTCAAAGACGCTGTTATGTTTTCTGCACCAATTGCAATACTTGCATTTTGCGTGTGTAAACGTAAACCTTCTAAACACTTTAAACAGTCCGTTTTTACTATTATATTTCCTTAAGTAGTTTTTTTCATCCGCTTTTCTTCTACAAGCCcaaattattttctaatttaaaacaatagatTATTCTAATACGTCTTTAATATACTTTCTAATCCTTAACATCAATAACTCAGAATATTCTTCAATTACAGTCCTCGCATACGTATGGATAACGGCTCATACTATATCAAGTGTGATACTGATGACATAAATCTCTCTTAGAtggactgaaaaaaaaaaaaaaaacgtaaaccaCAAACAACTGTTTTGTTATACCTTAAACTTTCCCACACACAACCATATTGTTATAAAAACTAACCTCCACTAACTTTTCAATATCCTTAAAAGCTtcacacacagaaaaaaaaaaaaaatcaactttgttacTACAAAACTTACATCTATTACTTTTGAGAACTATTTCCTATTAAAAACGCCCCCGGCGCGCCGCCGTCCAGATCCGTCGTCCGTTTCGTTCTGTACGCTTCAAGAATCAATTCCCTGCCAACATAGATTTCCTCAACCTCGCAACCATGACGCAGAGTAACTTTTCCTTTAATGCCagcaaacttttaaaatttgttaccCTAGCCAGAGAGTAAGAGCCCGCCACAAGAATCAACCGCCATAGGAATTCCTTCGTGACATGCATTTCGTGTCCCATGAAAATAGATATCCCATTGGCCTGCCACCTTAGGTGTCAATAAATCAGTTCGATAGGAACGAACTTAAAGACCACAAACACCGATGACGGTGAAAAAATACCGCTATACCTTTTCTAAAACCACCTTTTCGCCTACTCTCCTCTCTTAGCCATAAAACCAAAGATTTACTGCCAAAAGGTGTGGTTCTTAACGGTTTTTTCTTGTTcctaaccaattttttttcttcttcttcctctaCCACAGATACGAAGATACTTTCATCGAACAGGTAAAAGCTTACGAAGCCCTTCCCATGCAAGAGCACGAAAACATGAAGTTTTCCGGCTACACCATAATGTGTCCCCTACGAATGCGGCGCGGCGGGGCCATTGTCCATTTGCCCGAGTCGGTGGCCATAATCTACATGGCAAATCCGTTAAGCGAAGAGGTGCCAACATATGTGCCAATCAGGTAAGTCTCTTGTATTCGTCGGATCACCCTTCAAACTTTATACCTTTAGTTATTCGAAGGAAAATGTCCTGGCGAAACCGAACAAAACTTTGGCCATTTGTGTGGGCCCATTGCAGCAGCATTATAGCCAGGTTCTCCGGATGGTCGAATTTATTGAGATCTATCGTTTGCTGGGTGCTGACAAATTCTACTTCTATCGTCTCGAAGTGACGCCTGAAATTGACAAGGTTCTTGGGTATTATGAACGGGCCAGACTGGCCGAAGTGAACGCATGGAATTTCTATGGTTATGAGTATAACGCCGAGGTGCATTATTCCGGCATCATGGTGCAGATAAATGAGTGCATGTATCGAGCGACATTCGTCGATGGGTACAAgtatgttgctgttgtggatttGGATGAGATTCTGGTGCCACTCAAGTGCAATACACTGTTGGACTATTTGCGGGGGGCAGAAGATGGCCGGACGAGTGCGTTTGTCTTTAGGAATGTGTTCTTTTTTAAGAAGGGTCCGAATGATACTATGAGTATGCCACCGGGGGCGCACAATCGATTTTTGTACACTCAGGTGAAGGTGCAGCGGACGTTTCTGCCATTGCCACCGCATCAGAGGAGCAAGTGTATTGTAAATGGGAGGACTACGATTGAGATGGGTAATCATCAGGTATGGCGTCAGTTGGAAGGGATCTCGGAGACAAATGTGCACATTAGGGATGGACTGATGTTTCATTATCGTGAGAAGTGCATCGGGTGTAGGGTTGACCCGTTGATTGTGGACTTTACGGCGAGGCGATTTGGGTCGATTATATGGGACCAGGTGGATGATGTGTGTGTAAAGGTTTTCCAAAATGGGATCTGTCCGGTGGATTGATGGGTggagttatttttgttttttttttaaatattgattggATGGAAGGAGACAAATGGGTGTCTATTTTTAGTTCAATGTTTTCTGCATGTTTATGTATAGGTAGACAGAAAGAGAGAAAGAGTTTACGAATTtagtaagaatttatttttcatatgaatatacatttaagtaataaaattttgtacaatgtATTTAAAGGTGGAAGCTTGTTTTTATGAATTCTAGATCTTTTTCCAGGAACGTTATAAAAGGTAAGTCACCAAAAGGATATCGAAGGAGATAAAGATCATCTCATCTGAGACTTGTTCTACCTTAATTTTATAGAccagaaaattacaaaaacacgAATTAAAAAGTaagggtaaggtaaggtaagggtaACACATTGGTGTTTCTATGATTTTCGGTATTGAAAATCATCAATTATCCAAAATTAATGTGATTTGGCACATTTGAGGATTTGAATCTAAAAAGACtgccaacttttgttttatacaatggtggcatttttattaaatcattTTGAAATCTTCGAAAGACCTGTGGAGCTTGTAATGACTGAGAAAAGGCATGTATGTCTTTGAAtatgttaaaaattagaattctcaagcattttttcaaatacaaca
Proteins encoded in this region:
- the LOC129921187 gene encoding uncharacterized protein LOC129921187 isoform X2 yields the protein MNTRIPLLSRRSVLRNRQFILILLFLSIYGIFILLYFQRNEHLAAEVSKIQQTLTFLKPKREWNYSNTWQFIGDPYYRQQIYSAYFDPRTELYNPSHFDANHISYGSIRVFAVLPLRLQTDIICYIKYEDTFIEQVKAYEALPMQEHENMKFSGYTIMCPLRMRRGGAIVHLPESVAIIYMANPLSEEVPTYVPISYSKENVLAKPNKTLAICVGPLQQHYSQVLRMVEFIEIYRLLGADKFYFYRLEVTPEIDKVLGYYERARLAEVNAWNFYGYEYNAEVHYSGIMVQINECMYRATFVDGYKYVAVVDLDEILVPLKCNTLLDYLRGAEDGRTSAFVFRNVFFFKKGPNDTMSMPPGAHNRFLYTQVKVQRTFLPLPPHQRSKCIVNGRTTIEMGNHQVWRQLEGISETNVHIRDGLMFHYREKCIGCRVDPLIVDFTARRFGSIIWDQVDDVCVKVFQNGICPVD
- the LOC129921187 gene encoding uncharacterized protein LOC129921187 isoform X3, with product MISYENRYTFIYFLLSGIVAGVIIVLVYISIQDTSNEHLAAEVSKIQQTLTFLKPKREWNYSNTWQFIGDPYYRQQIYSAYFDPRTELYNPSHFDANHISYGSIRVFAVLPLRLQTDIICYIKYEDTFIEQVKAYEALPMQEHENMKFSGYTIMCPLRMRRGGAIVHLPESVAIIYMANPLSEEVPTYVPISYSKENVLAKPNKTLAICVGPLQQHYSQVLRMVEFIEIYRLLGADKFYFYRLEVTPEIDKVLGYYERARLAEVNAWNFYGYEYNAEVHYSGIMVQINECMYRATFVDGYKYVAVVDLDEILVPLKCNTLLDYLRGAEDGRTSAFVFRNVFFFKKGPNDTMSMPPGAHNRFLYTQVKVQRTFLPLPPHQRSKCIVNGRTTIEMGNHQVWRQLEGISETNVHIRDGLMFHYREKCIGCRVDPLIVDFTARRFGSIIWDQVDDVCVKVFQNGICPVD
- the LOC129921187 gene encoding uncharacterized protein LOC129921187 isoform X1, whose product is MAILKLFCVLVLVLALCYQINVNCFDDNYTLLVSHKFNVGQKQLYRFVTMPQLVDRNEHLAAEVSKIQQTLTFLKPKREWNYSNTWQFIGDPYYRQQIYSAYFDPRTELYNPSHFDANHISYGSIRVFAVLPLRLQTDIICYIKYEDTFIEQVKAYEALPMQEHENMKFSGYTIMCPLRMRRGGAIVHLPESVAIIYMANPLSEEVPTYVPISYSKENVLAKPNKTLAICVGPLQQHYSQVLRMVEFIEIYRLLGADKFYFYRLEVTPEIDKVLGYYERARLAEVNAWNFYGYEYNAEVHYSGIMVQINECMYRATFVDGYKYVAVVDLDEILVPLKCNTLLDYLRGAEDGRTSAFVFRNVFFFKKGPNDTMSMPPGAHNRFLYTQVKVQRTFLPLPPHQRSKCIVNGRTTIEMGNHQVWRQLEGISETNVHIRDGLMFHYREKCIGCRVDPLIVDFTARRFGSIIWDQVDDVCVKVFQNGICPVD